CTCATGTTAGAGTTATGtttatttctcatttattaaaattaggtGTGGAATCTACAAAGCGGGGCTCCAGTTGCAGTTCTTACAGGACACACAGGAATGATAACTTCAGTGAATTTCTGCCCCACTTCTTGTTGGGGTCAACGGTATTTAATCACCACCAGCACAGATGGATCTATCGCCTTCTGGGTCTACAGTTCAGACGGCaaggaaaaagttgattttCGGTGGGTGTTTAATGCTTTTAAAAGTAGGAATTAATGCTATCATCTTTGGGATTAAACACAGGAATACCCCAACATTATACCAGGAGAAACTGAGGCCTGGACAAGCTCAAATGATTTGTTCTTCTTTTAGTCCAGGAGGTACATTTTTGGCCACTGGATCGGCGGATCATCACGTTAGAGTTTATTATATGAAAGGTGTGGACTTGTGATAAAGTATTGCAAATCTAAAATGTAGTGTTATAATATGTCAAATTAGGGGATGAAGGACCGCAACGCATTCTTGAAACTGAGGCTCACACTGATAGAGTTGATTCCATCCAATGGGCCCATTCAGGATTACGATTTTTGTCAGGCAGTAAAGATGGGTCTGCAATCGTGTGGTGGTTTGAGCGGcaacaatggaaaaacttgtttttggaTATGACCTCCAAGTTACCAGGGTATGTTAGAAGTTTATACATTATTGGAGCTTCAAGCTGAAGTTGGGTTGAACTCCATTAGGGACAAGCAGAGTGTAGAATCGGATTCGAAGAAGATACGTGTAACAATGGTGGCTTGGGATCGCTCGGACGCAACGGTGGTCACTGCTGTCAGTGACCGTTCGCTGAAAATATGGAATGCAGGGACTGGGCAACTAGTAAGAATTTTATCAGGTaagaataagtttttttttggcatttcTGTTGAGGACCAAAACCACAAGAATTTGGTAACGATTTTTGCAGTTTATTAAATCTCTTGGTTTTCGACATATGAGGTGACATTAGTACCTATTTGCTTCAATTTTATGAtgttataaaataaagaagaaaatgctTTACCAAGGTTCTAGGACCTCTATTGTGGCCGGTTATAAACCACTCCTCTTACAATAGATTTTATTTGGCATATTCATAATGGAATTTTGTACCtatattgaaatatcaaaatgcAAGCAAAATTGAACTCAATTCAGTATAAACAAATCACACAATTTTTAGAAACACTCATAACACCAGAATGacgttttttgtttcatttgttaatttttatcaatgccaaactgaaatattttgtaagAAAAGATTAGTTCAAGGAACTGTTAACTCCGTGAAATGAGCTATCAATTTTGTCTCGTAGAAGTAGCAGCGATCAATAGTAAGTTAGTGAATACTATGTATCTAACGCTTTACCATTTaagattaaatattatttaacattatttttaggtCATAACGATGAGGTCTACGTATTGGAACCGCATCCACATGACGAGGACATTATTCTTTCCGCCGGGCACGATGGCCAACTGCTCATTTGGGATATCAATAGAGGAgagatattatttaaatatttgaatacaATTGAGGGTGAGGTTGTTTTTATATCATTGTTTTACCGTCAAAGTCTTGAATATACATTTGTATTTCATGTTAGGTCAAGGTTATGGGGCTATTTTTGATGCTAAATGGAGCCCGGACGGTTGTACCATCTCGGCCAGTGATTCTCACGGCGATATCCTTACGTTTGGTTTTGGATCTGGAAGTCCATTCTATCAACAGGTATTTTTCatcctttttttttgacatCTATAATACGCCGGGTTTTAGCTCCCTAAAGAGTTGTTTTTCCATACCGATTATCGACCTTTGGTGAGAGACCAAAATTACTGGGTGTTAGACGAGCAAACTCAAGTTCCACCCCATTTGATGCCTCCGCCTTTTTTGGTCGATATCGACGGAAATCCGTACCCTCCAATGTTGCAAAGACTGGTGCCTGGACGGGAAAATTGCAATGCCGAGCAATTGGTGCCGAACATCGTTATAGGAAACGAGGGTGAGTATTGTTTCATGGATGATATGTTTTATAGTTCAATTATCGTTCAAAAGGGAATCAAGAAGTAATACAGGACCTGCCGCAGCAAATTTTGCCCAGTCCTGAATATGAAGAGGACGACGATATAAGGGGCAACGCGGGGGGTTCTATGCGTTCACACAGGTATGTAGAGGTCTATGCAATTGTTACACgtttttaaggatttttttaagaatacgTCAAAGTACCGGGGATTGGCAGACTGACCATAATATTGAGTGGAAGAGAAACGTATTAATGGAATATCTGCCGCGAGCTATTTTAGATAGAGCTAACGAAATTAGGTATATTTGGTTCTAAATTTTCCCATCATTCACTAATTATAGTTCCATAGAAAACTGATAGAAGAAGCGGAAAAGAAAGAGTATCAAAAACAATTACGAACAAGGCCGCTTATGATCTCAACCGCTGCTCCCAGCAGTGGCAGAATTAAAGATCAGAGAAAGCGGATATCAAAGAAGCAGGAAATGAAACCGAAGAATCAATTAACAGTAAGTGCGGAgagataaaagtaaaaatctttTACACTATATTGCTTAGTAAATTTCGGGTTTCTCTGGTTATAACCCAGGTCCGATTTGTAGTCGAGtagaagtttttaatttaaatttgttttgcatttgagctgtgaaaaaaattgtaatctCTAGCTGGAAAGCAAGTTTCTTCGCTTGTTAGATGACTAACTACTTTTGAGTCACAATGTTGTTGTGTTTAATAAGCGATATGTACATAGTGCGtacctttttttatgtttatataacATTGATAGTACTATAAATAGGATGAAATGTTGGAAAACTACGATGTTATGCCGGTGTGTCCTTACTTGACCGACGAATCGTCATATTCGGATTGGGCGGAAGAGGTTTCAGAGCCGCGCAGGACCAGGTACGAATGTGATCTTTATATTTTGGAGTATGACGTAATTCTAAGTTATATAATCGTTAAGCAGAACACGTCAGAAAAAGAACGCATATAGCCGAAACAAGTCATCTTCGGATAATGATGAAGATGACGACTTGTCCGAGGAATCAGGGGCTAGTGATGATGCGGATTCGGATAATATTTCCGATCAAGAATTGGGAAATTCGCCACGGACCACCAGAGAGAATAATAAATCTGCTAAGGTAAAATTCTAGAATATATAACTTTGACCTAtgccaagaaaaattttaattattttcaaggaTAAATCGCGTGTGTCTTCTCCGAGACCATCAACCTCAAGGCAAGCGGGAATGTCCAGGGCATCCGTGCCGAGAAATCGATTGATACCCAAAAAAGACCCGATGCCAAAAATGGCGCAAACTGCCAAACTAACGGCCACGGAACCGTCCACCAGCGGGGGAGTGACCACCACCTCCAGCGGACCTAAAATTAAGGTAGATACCGCTATGTTTTATAAAATAGATTCAACTttattctaattattttcttcatttgcatttaattgaattgattAAACTGCGTTGGTTTTCAGGTTTCAGAGCAATACAAACTAAGCGAATGGCTGTCAGAAACACGGCCTCGAAAGTCTCCATATTACCCACAAATTAACGacgaaattgtttattttgttcaagGTAAGTTGTTCTTTTCTAATTGTTAATAATTCCTTACTTAGCGACTTTTCGAAAAGACCTATCTAcagtaatattaataattgatttaatgTTACAATTATGAGTAATAATCTCAAATCCAAAGgacacatcctgtatatcgaagcagtcaaacaaaaaaacgtgTACGAGCCGGACATTAAAGAACTGCCCTGGGTGAAAGGAATACAGCTCAAAGACCACGAATTCTGTAAAGTGGTCAGCATTCGTTATGAAATCAAACCACCGCGGCTTTGCTGTCTGAAATTGTCCTTGCAAGACGAGAACAATTGTCCCACTGGCCGAACAATCACTCTCCGTTATCACGACATGCCCGATGTGCTCGATTTCTTCGTTTTGAAACAGTGTTACTTGACTGCCTTGTCCAGAGATTGGCAAGCCGGCGACAGGTGATTACTATATTTAGGTGAAATTATTTgctgtttttaatattcattctTCCAGGTTCCGCTGTATGATTGATGACAATTGGTGGATAGGTGCTATTACGTGTAAATCTCCTGCTAGCGAATTGTATCCAGAATCTGTCTTTATGTGCTATGAGATTGTCTGGACAAACGGAGAAAAGGAAAGAATGAGTCCTTGGGATATGGAGCCAATAGATGAAAATCGTAATGTGGTTCGAAATGCCAGtttgtaactttttaaatgtgtCTTTTTCAGGAGTTCCTGAAGACGAGAAAGAAGCCATTCCGGTCTTAGCCAATGAACTATGGTCTATTTTGTACAAACCAACGTCAGTAGACTGGCCGAACTGTGAAAGAGACACCGCCTGCAAAGCTATCGCCAGAGGGATTACACAAGTACATAATTTAGTAATCCTATACCTACATTTGAGGcgaattgttcatttttcattttattgggAAAAACGCTTTATACGTTCCCAATGCTGGATATCCTTATTTTGACACACCGTATTattctcaaaataaaataaaagaagaaatGAACTGCAGTGAAAGTAACTAGAATTACCTTCTTTATATAGGTTATGGAACTGGCAATTGCTGAACCCTTCCTGGTACCGGTAGATATAAATGTCTACCCTACTTACGCTCTAATCGTTGAGTACCCCATAGATTTGTCGACTATTAAAGCTCGattcgaaaacaacttttataGGTAGAGATTTCATTCAAGATTTCTGTAACGAAAttgctaaatttatgtttttgtagGCGATTACCGGCCGCAGAATTCGATATTCGTTATCTGGAAACTAATGCTGTGAAATTCAATGAGCAAAACAGCACCATTGTCAAACATGCCAAAATTCTCTCCGCGCTATGTTTGAGGATCTTAAAGTAAGACAAAGCCACCAAAAGCTCTTCGATTGATACATATCTAGACGATATATACGTACTTTCTCTTTGCAGAAGTGGTAATAATGCAATAGACATCGCTTCAGTTTATCATCAATTGGTCGACGATTACTATTCCTCTACGGATGGTGAATAATGTTTATCATAAATGGTATAGGTATAGGtttaatttgtcgttttttagGCAACGAAGAAGAAGTTGACATTGTAAAGCCCTCAACGAGCAGGTCTGTGAGGTATTTGCCGGTTCGATCTTGGAAATCGCCGGATGATTGGAAGATAGAAGCTATGTAAGGTCTAAAAGCCTATTTTTACGTTGATtgctttattttatgtttacaGGGGTCTGCTGGAACTCATGCGGCAAACAGAAGACTCTGTACCCTTCAGAGAACCAGTTAATAAGCATAAGTATCCCACATATCATCAGGCAAGTATTGATTATGGaatatgtataaaattaccgaaacaatttattttgtctTCGATGATGtgaaatttcgaatatttacaGTTAGAAACTGAATATATCGCAAAAATAGTCGAAACAGCGCATGTCCTTATATTGTCATTTAGTGACTTCTATTTATATATGGTTTCGAGATAATTACTATCACATAAATCTGGGACACCGAGTATAgtgtaataaacaaaatatgaaaaacacaaacgtaaatattttttttgctcacCGAATACGATCCTGTTGTTTGCAGATCATAACAAGACCCATGGATTTAGAAACGGTGAAGGAGAAGCTTCAGAAAGGAGCTTACAAGGAACCCAAAGATTTCTGCTGTGATGTaagattaatatttcaaaactcaaGAACCTTCAATACGAATAAGAGATCTCGGGTAagtaaatttcagtttctCTGTACCTACTTGCGCACTTATTATTTCTTGTCTATATTTTCTAGATCTACGTGATGACTGTCCGTCTATCAGCTATGTTCGAggaacacattaaaaaaatcacgtcGAATTGGCGGATAGCAAAGAAGCGCCATCGCTGTCGAACGAGTTCTTCATCCGAAGAAAGTGATTGTAATGAACCTTCTTCGGAGGAGGATCAAAACAGATCTAAACAGAATACCATCAAAGTGGTGGTAGAGAAAATTGAACCTATAGAAAATGGAACTTTGGCCGCGTACGACAGCGATAGCGACAATACCCCGTTGGGAGCGCTGTTGGATCGCAGCACTGAATCAGATAATACCCAAGATAAAGTGGTTTCAAGAGCGGACGAAGCACCCTATCTTGGAGCGGAAAAAAGGCTGCTGTTGTCAAATGGATTTGATCCAGAACCTTCGACGTCTAGCCAAAGCATAATAGACGATTTCGATCATAATTACACCAACAAACAGCCCACTACAAGTGGGACTCGGAAAGATGTTAAATCTAGCGATTTTTCGGAAGACGAGGGTTTGCATAGTGATAATAATGATAGTTTTGGTGAAAAAATGCGGGAAAGTGGTGGTTCGGATAGCGAAGAAGAAAGTTTAAATCTGCGGCAATTGCAAATGCgtggaaaaagaaaatcttcaGAAAGTGATGATCAGGACGAAGATTTTTGCCCGGACGAATCATCGAGCAGTTCTGCTGTAGACGCTCCATctagaagaagaagaaaaagtagCACAGACTCGGATTCCGATGACGAGAAGCCACTTAAGAGACGAGGGCGGCGGCCTCGAAAACCTTCCTTTGTCGTAGAAGAAGATGAGGAAGATGATTCTTCGGACAACAGTACTTCAGACTCCAACACGTCGGACGACGAGGTACCTTTGAGAAAGGCACGACGCCGgcgtaaaaacaaaaagacgTCTTCCAGCTCGCAAAGCGACTCCTCCTTACGTCCTCGCAGGAAAAAGCGAAAAGTGCTGGAGAGTGAAGACTCAGATTTAGATATGGGGAGGACTAATGGCCGGGCGAGGTACTTCGGTAGCGTGAGCAGTCGCGGTCGAGTGAGGAAAATCACCGAGCGCGCAGCAGCTTTTTTGAAGAAAGACAAAAAGACTGGATGACGTAGCTTTAGCCCATTTTTAGGACATTTCGGACGTCGGAAAACTTTTAGTATATAAGTACAGTGTGTTTCGCTTTATTGATAGGACCAAAATGTTGGCACGTATGATGTGGGTCTCGTATAATAAGATTTTGTCCGTTTCGACTTCGataataaagaatatttttattattaaaggtGGTGTATTTATTCCGGCAAGTCTCAGTTTTTAGTACAACAATATTTCTTTTCCACACTTTTCCAGACCGTTTAATCTTCGACAGATCATATGACGTAAATCTTGTGTTCTCTCAGTGCGAACATGACTTGCTAAAGGATCAAGTTACTAATTGGGCTGGAGCATCAGTCTGGATTCTCTGGCAAACTAACTGGAGTTTTTCTTTTGTAGTTGTCTACGTTTGAGTGATATCTCCATACTTTGCGGTTCCGAAGGGCTCGAATTTACATCTTCTTTTCAACATCTTCATTGATATCCTGGCGGAGTGTCTTACTCTGGAGAAAAAAATTCCCTTCGCCAAATGACGCAGAAATATAactactgttttttttatttaccatttGCATTATTGTTTCTTTGCAATGTGAAATCTATctagcaaatttcttaacctTTAGCTATCTATCCATTCTGCAtgacatatatattttttgctctgtttattttcgttaaaaaacgaacagatttgagattttttcaatgtgCAAAGATTGATCAACAAACTGCACACACAAGACATATTCATTTTTCAGGGACAAAAATCGCTTTTGTGATatggaaaatttctttttaatgtaaaatttcctaaatcGACACCGTAGTTTCCTCTTACGTATTCAGGAAGTACTGGCCAAGATTTTGGGTCAAAGAATTTGGGGTCTATGTGACTGCCCCTCGTATGTGTGTATCGCCACGTTTTGTCGGATGAGATTTCCACTTGAATTAGCCATGAGGTGCTCATTATATTTTTCGACCTCGAATACTTGATTGAATAGTAGTAGTGCCAGTGTGTTTCTACTGGGTCGAATGGAATCTCGACCCATAACAGGATCGATTATTTCAAGTAAAAGAAGAGAGAGCGCCGGAGAACAAACACATTAAATAGTTTAAAGAAAACGTTAATGTGCGACTAGGTATACTTAATCATCATTGTGCACAATTTATAAGTTTACTAAGTATAGGTAATTGTGTGTTTGGTAGTAAATATGTGGCgttaagagtttttttattactgataCTATTTTtgagtataaaatatttaatataaataaattcggaTTATGTGTCCGTCTTCGTGTGCGAGTATTAGCTGCAGGTAATAGGAACTTAACGCTAAAGGCAATAAAGATAAGATATCGTTTTTActtgtaaataaaaagtataaatatgttttagttGTATACACGGTAATTGAATTCTAAACGATTAAGCTAACACGTAGAAgggttcaaattttaattcattctaACGACATTTTCACGCAATTATTATTGACGGAAATAATTGCTGTTACTATATTTACGAGAGACTCGTAAACAGGTAGAAAATAACGAGTAACCATAACGGTTTAAGATTCAAGTACTAAGTACGATAGGTCATATTTTGATCCCATTAATATTCTCCCTAGTTACATACGTTTATTTCTCAGGTCTGgaaatgtttgtttaaaaatcatgATATAAGTTTTTCTCACTCAGTTACAACCAAAATGGAAATTGGTGGGATTTCATTCGCTCCCTTGAAGGTCCCGATGGACCGCAGACTTCAAACATTGGCCGCCGGTGCTGCATTCGTCTGGCTCATTTTCGGCGGGTTCATATGCGTGATCttctcaatttatttaatactttttacgAAGTTTTGGTTGCTCACTATCGCGTACCTATTGTGGGTGATGTTCTGGGATAAGCCAATCAGTCAACAAGGGGGGAGACCCTGGAAATGGGTGAGAGGTTGGCGGTAAAGTACTACAGTTGAAAGCAAATCCTCGACCTTTTGCAAGAATTACTTTCAGGTGGTGGAAATACCTGAAGGCATATTTTCCTACTACTCTGGAAAGGCTGCCGTGGGTCGAATTGGATCCCAAAAAAAACTATCTCTTTTGCTGTTTTCCTCACGGAATGCTATCTTTGGGAGTATTCTGTAGTTTTGGTAAGTCACAGAAAATTTCTCAACAAGCAAAAAACTGTTGGATTCTCTTGCAGGGACAGAATACGGGGAATTTAATACACATTTCCCTTATCACAAACCACACATAGTGACCCTCTCTCAGCATTACATCATGCCATTTTTCCGAGAAATGGCACTATCTTTAGGGGGAATTTCGGCAGAGGCAGCAGCCATAGACTACGTCCTAAAATATCCAGAAGGAGGGCACGCGTGCATACTGATGCCTGGTGGTGCTCAAGAGAGTTATTACTGCAAGCCTGGGCAGTACAAAATCATACTGAAAAAGGTGTTTTATCGTAACCTAGCAGCTGCAAAAATAACTCTTTCTTTATAGAGAAAAGGCTTTGTTAAATTAGCCCTAAAAAATGGGTCGCCCTTAGTTCCAGTGCTGTCTTTTGGGGAAACTGATACTTTCGATCAAGTGGAAGGAGCCACTTTGAGAAAAGTCCAAGAATTTCTCAGGAAACGGATAGGAATCGCTCCAGTTGTTCCGGTAGGAAGGGGCTTTTTCCAGTATACATTTGGCCTGGTACCCAGAAGGAAACCTATCTGGGTTGTAGTAGGCAAACCTAtgaatattccaaaaattgaaaacccaACTAATGAACAAATCGAACAGTATCATTCCATGTTTGTTGATTGTTTACAAAAGATGTTTGaggaacaaaaatttaattacttggAAGAccccgaaaataaaaaacttattattgaataaataatatttttgttgaaagtaACGTTGTTTTCTTTGAGACAGAAATAATTCCCCAAAAACTTGAACGTAATAATAGACAGACATAAAACTTAAACATGTTTAATTAGGCCGTTAATAGATTATGTACAAAAATAACCTaacatctaaaaataaattaaaagccTTTTTTTGTCCTCATTGGAAGCAGGGATTCCTTAGCGTAAGAAAATAAAGTCAATAAACCATATTTTCTATTCCTTTTAGAGATGTAACTGGACACAACATCCACATCTAAAAATCAGCTAttacaccaaaaaaaaattaattaatgtataGTATTACCTGATAGGTCAGTGGTAGTTGGTAAAACATTGTCATTTGCTGAGAGTGAGACAAAAAGGGCAAATGGTACTAGCCATAAGTACAAAGTAAAATAGGCAATTACCTAAAATCAAGAAAACATCTaaagatttaataaattgtttatatgTTTAATTACCTATTAGGCCAGCTTGTATAACTCAGGTTTAAACTCAACCTGACATTTAAGCCCCAGATTTGACATATATATTGCATTGAGAATTTAATTCAGCTCTTATTACACTAAAAATTGGAACTTCATTATTAAGTTACAAGTGTAACAAAAATAGGAAACAGCTAATTTTATCTTGATTGGTTGGCATTTGGCCCTTGACATCCTCTTCTGAATATAATTTGT
This portion of the Euwallacea fornicatus isolate EFF26 chromosome 13, ASM4011564v1, whole genome shotgun sequence genome encodes:
- the BRWD3 gene encoding PH-interacting protein isoform X3 — encoded protein: MQRQYPNIREDFLFYLCSQASALLNPNTQSVPSFLCFRPNSKTKNGTFINSKQIFNYVNKYRGVSLQDIKAPFNIVNNIRGREIGGSLSRQRIIGPKIFTGMQIQRCTIGHLSAVYCLLFDHSGRYVITGADDLLIKLWSTYTGRLIATFRGASSEITDIAVDPENILLAAGSIDRILRVWNLQSGAPVAVLTGHTGMITSVNFCPTSCWGQRYLITTSTDGSIAFWVYSSDGKEKVDFRNTPTLYQEKLRPGQAQMICSSFSPGGTFLATGSADHHVRVYYMKGDEGPQRILETEAHTDRVDSIQWAHSGLRFLSGSKDGSAIVWWFERQQWKNLFLDMTSKLPGDKQSVESDSKKIRVTMVAWDRSDATVVTAVSDRSLKIWNAGTGQLVRILSGHNDEVYVLEPHPHDEDIILSAGHDGQLLIWDINRGEILFKYLNTIEGQGYGAIFDAKWSPDGCTISASDSHGDILTFGFGSGSPFYQQLPKELFFHTDYRPLVRDQNYWVLDEQTQVPPHLMPPPFLVDIDGNPYPPMLQRLVPGRENCNAEQLVPNIVIGNEGNQEVIQDLPQQILPSPEYEEDDDIRGNAGGSMRSHRIRQSTGDWQTDHNIEWKRNVLMEYLPRAILDRANEIRKLIEEAEKKEYQKQLRTRPLMISTAAPSSGRIKDQRKRISKKQEMKPKNQLTDEMLENYDVMPVCPYLTDESSYSDWAEEVSEPRRTSRTRQKKNAYSRNKSSSDNDEDDDLSEESGASDDADSDNISDQELGNSPRTTRENNKSAKDKSRVSSPRPSTSRQAGMSRASVPRNRLIPKKDPMPKMAQTAKLTATEPSTSGGVTTTSSGPKIKVSEQYKLSEWLSETRPRKSPYYPQINDEIVYFVQGHILYIEAVKQKNVYEPDIKELPWVKGIQLKDHEFCKVVSIRYEIKPPRLCCLKLSLQDENNCPTGRTITLRYHDMPDVLDFFVLKQCYLTALSRDWQAGDRFRCMIDDNWWIGAITCKSPASELYPESVFMCYEIVWTNGEKERMSPWDMEPIDENRVPEDEKEAIPVLANELWSILYKPTSVDWPNCERDTACKAIARGITQVMELAIAEPFLVPVDINVYPTYALIVEYPIDLSTIKARFENNFYRRLPAAEFDIRYLETNAVKFNEQNSTIVKHAKILSALCLRILKSGNNAIDIASVYHQLVDDYYSSTDGNEEEVDIVKPSTSRSVRYLPVRSWKSPDDWKIEAMGLLELMRQTEDSVPFREPVNKHKYPTYHQIITRPMDLETVKEKLQKGAYKEPKDFCCDVRLIFQNSRTFNTNKRSRIYVMTVRLSAMFEEHIKKITSNWRIAKKRHRCRTSSSSEESDCNEPSSEEDQNRSKQNTIKVVVEKIEPIENGTLAAYDSDSDNTPLGALLDRSTESDNTQDKVVSRADEAPYLGAEKRLLLSNGFDPEPSTSSQSIIDDFDHNYTNKQPTTSGTRKDVKSSDFSEDEGLHSDNNDSFGEKMRESGGSDSEEESLNLRQLQMRGKRKSSESDDQDEDFCPDESSSSSAVDAPSRRRRKSSTDSDSDDEKPLKRRGRRPRKPSFVVEEDEEDDSSDNSTSDSNTSDDEVPLRKARRRRKNKKTSSSSQSDSSLRPRRKKRKVLESEDSDLDMGRTNGRARYFGSVSSRGRVRKITERAAAFLKKDKKTG